The window TCGGTGAGCCGGGCCGTGGCGCGCGCGGCGATCTGCACGCCGGTGCCCTTGATCTCGTACACCTCGCAGCCCAGGGCCTCCAGGCCCGAGCCCTCGCCGGTGACCGCGATGCCCGCGCCCGTGGCGTGGTGGACCCGGCAGCGCTCCAGGCGCGGCCGGCCGCCGCCGCGCACCGAGATGCCGGTCTGCCCGGCGGCCACGACCTCGCACTCCTCGAACACCCCGCCGCCGCCGTCCAGTACGGCGATCCCGACGCCGGTGGGGTTCTCCACCGTGCACCGCCGGACCAGGGGCCGGGCCCCGGGGCCGCGGACCTCGATACCGGCCGCCGAACGGGTGCTCACCCGCAGGTCGGTGAGCTCGGGGGAGCCGTCCTCCACCAGCAGTGCGGGAGCCGCCCGGTCCTGGCCCTCCAGATACAGGTCCTGGACCACGGCCGAGGCGCGCAGGGTCAGCGCGACCCCGTCGAGCGGGGCGATCCGCACCGACCCCAGCCCGCCCTCGGGCCCGCGCAGGGTGACGGCGTGGTGCAGCACCAGGTTCTCCCGGTAGGTGCCGGGGGCGATGGACAGCACGTCTCCGTCGCCGGCGACGGCGAGCGCGGCGGTCAGCGTCGGATACTCACCGGAGCGGCGCCGCCACCGCGAAGTCCCGCCGTGCGTCACCTGGACCGTGCCCTGAACCATGGTGCTGTCGTGCCCCCACCCTCGTACTCGCGCTGCCGATACGACCGAAGCCACTGAAGTCTGACGTCACCGTAGTCACTGGAACCGCTGAAGCCGTTCCGGGCGACTCAGTGCCATGGAAGCGGCGGAGGCCACCGGAGCCGCTGGAGCGACCGATCCGGCCGCTCCACCGTAGCGCGCGCGGAGCCGATGAGCTGCCAGGTCAACTGCCCGCACCCGCTCGGCCCCAGTCCGGTCCGGCGGCCGCCCAGGCCCGGTCCAGACGCATGTACCGCCGATGCACGAGACGTCGTACGACCAGGCGGCGGACCGTCTCGACCAGCGCGGCCACCGAGATCGCGGCGGCCAGGCCCGCCGTGCCCGCGTGGAAGACGGCGGCGGACGGGTCGAGCGGCTGCCCCACGACCCGGCCGTGCGTGTCGGTCCATATCCGGAACCGGTCGCCGGGGAGCGGCGGTTCCTCCGCGGCCGGCACCGTGCCCTCGTGGCTGCTGCCGTCGGGCGCGGTCCACGCGGCCACGATCTGCGTACGGTGCGGGGCCGCCCGCTGTGCCGTCGCGTCGGCGGACGCGCCGGCGGCCGACTCCACGGCAGGCCGGACCACCACCGCCGGTACCAGATGACGCTCCTGCCGCTGCTCGTGCGCGGCCTGCTGCAGAGTGCCGTCCACCCGCAGGCCCGCGACCCAGCCGACGGCCGGAGCCACCACCAGGACGCACACCATAGCGGCGAACGCCACCCACGCCTCGCAGAGATCGGTCGGGCGACGCAGCGGATTGCGCCGCCAGCGCCACACACCCATTGCTGTCCGCACGGTCCGGCTCCCCCAACTTGTGCCAGTCTCCGTCTGTCTGCGCGTCCCGGTCTTCCGCATGCCCCGGGGACGCGCATTCCGGGACGTACGAGACATGTGGCACCCCGATGCGGTGCCGGTCCTCCAGCGGGTGGGTGCGGTGGGTGCCCCATGTCCTGACTGCTCCAACGGCTTGGTCGTGCCGGTTGGTTCCAGCCCGGGCGCGGAGCCCCCCGAAGGTGTCATTCCGGGCTCGGCCGGTCGCGCGCCGCGGAACGACTCCGCGCGGGTCATCCGAGGACGCGGACCTCGTCGCCGACGCGCACCGTGCCCGGCCGCACCGGCACCAGCAGCCGCCCGAACGCCAGCGACCTGCCGATCCGCCGGTGCGCGGCCAGGGTCTTCAGCGGCTCCCTGCCCCGCTCGGCCGTCGCCTGGTCGGTGGTGGTGACGACGCACCGGCCGCATTCCCGCACCCCGCGGAAGACGGCGTCACCGATCGCGACGCGCCGCCAGCCGTCCTCCGCCCACGCCTCGGCCCCGGCGACCACCACGTTGGGGCGGAAGCGGTTCATTGGCAGCGGACCTTCCTCGGGATGGTCCCCCCGCGCGATCAGCGAGTTGAGCGCGTCCAGCGACGCGAG of the Streptomyces sp. NBC_01294 genome contains:
- a CDS encoding Rv1733c family protein, with the translated sequence MRTAMGVWRWRRNPLRRPTDLCEAWVAFAAMVCVLVVAPAVGWVAGLRVDGTLQQAAHEQRQERHLVPAVVVRPAVESAAGASADATAQRAAPHRTQIVAAWTAPDGSSHEGTVPAAEEPPLPGDRFRIWTDTHGRVVGQPLDPSAAVFHAGTAGLAAAISVAALVETVRRLVVRRLVHRRYMRLDRAWAAAGPDWGRAGAGS